The Dioscorea cayenensis subsp. rotundata cultivar TDr96_F1 chromosome 19, TDr96_F1_v2_PseudoChromosome.rev07_lg8_w22 25.fasta, whole genome shotgun sequence genome includes a window with the following:
- the LOC120250184 gene encoding uncharacterized protein LOC120250184, protein MVLGIGHYHMTVEDFRQWLTKVVDRNHDGRISISELRHALKGMGYNMAAWKGFWGVVSNDLNHNGYIDTEVEILALASYAARVWGITIV, encoded by the coding sequence ATGGTACTTGGAATAGGGCATTATCATATGACAGTAGAGGACTTCCGGCAATGGCTGACTAAGGTGGTGGACCGGAACCATGATGGCCGGATAAGTATCTCAGAGTTACGACATGCTCTCAAAGGCATGGGCTATAACATGGCTGCATGGAAGGGGTTCTGGGGAGTTGTTTCCAATGATCTGAATCACAATGGTTACATTGATACTGAGGTGGAGATCCTTGCCCTTGCTAGCTATGCTGCTCGTGTCTGGGGAATCACCATTGTCTAG